Proteins from a single region of Synchiropus splendidus isolate RoL2022-P1 chromosome 3, RoL_Sspl_1.0, whole genome shotgun sequence:
- the map7d2b gene encoding MAP7 domain-containing protein 2 isoform X1 — protein sequence MERERVASAEQLTHTHTRRARRSDAATMMAQPCVSSSPGLRRRSDGSVRESLFFPVYERNEQERLEALVRRRAGPAEARDQLDNRPKRWTWGGPPDGTEGDPPSSACRAIGSRPTNEPPAAAGGRASHHVGDFLSPPTSDQPITKQLSSSSAALHSPERGSTRRAASPNNNTNHRSRRNLSNRRSVAGFPEDPSRVKTPTGELPNTPVRSSSFRAHSRGPSTPKRVKSNRSRAQSPCSPGQFPPSPRHRATTPDDRAHGAALEKRIPKSTSRDLGAESPGTAAGRSVGGTTDAEEASRLLAERRRLARIQKEQEESRRQEQELRRQQEARELQESQARQAQEERQKREEQRRSREEEERRLKEQRWKDMQEQLEREREEAVLRGQKETERKRMEREQQQVQQEQERLQRRKRIDEIMKRTRRSEAEPPPAAILLGPLDGRSAVDELSDGVQSMDVSPVSRDEQASGQDFSPLTEGGYPLLMDLDQGRAQTSPYPRLGDLNENLLIQMSQVDA from the exons atggagagagagagagtggcgtCTGCtgagcagctcacacacacacacacacgcagggcgCGGCGCTCTGATGCGGCAACCATGATGGCGCAGCCGTGTGTCAGCTCCTCACCGGGGCTGCGTCGCCGTAGCGACGGCTCAGTCAGAGAGTCTCTCTTCTTCCCTGTGTATGAACGCAACGAGCAGGAGCGGCTGGAGGCCCTGGTGCGCCGGAGAGCCGGGCCGGCGGAGGCCCGGGACCAGCTGGACAACAGGCCCAAACGCTGGACCTGGGGAGGACCGCCCGACGGAACAGAGG GTGACCCCCCGAGCTCGGCCTGCCGCGCCATTGGCTCCCGTCCGACCAATGAGCCGCCGGCCGCCGCCGGTGGCCGGGCCTCGCACCACG tcgGTGACTTCCTGTCTCCGCCCACCTCTGACCAGCCAATCACCAAGCAGCTGTCCAGCTCGTCCGCCGCCCTGCACTCACCTGAGCGAG GATCCACGCGCCGAGCGGCTTctcccaacaacaacaccaaccacaggagcaggaggaaccTGTCCAACCGCCGCAGCGTCGCCGGCTTCCCGGAGGACCCCAGCAGAGTCAAGACCCCCACG GGAGAGCTTCCAAACACACCTGTGcgcagctcctccttcagggcCCACAGCAGGGGACCCAGCACGCCCAAACG CGTGAAGTCGAATCGCAGCCGGGCCCAGTCGCCCTGCTCACCGGGCCAGTTCCCTCCCTCGCCACGGCACCGGGCCACGACGCCTGACGACAGGGCTCACGGCGccgccctggagaagaggatccCCAAGTCTACCAGCCGGGATCTGGGCGCCG AGTCTCCGGGGACGGCGGCGGGCCGCAGCGTGGGCGGGACCACCGACGCGGAGGAGGCGTCCCGGCTGCTGGCGGAGAGACGGCGTCTGGCTCGGATCcagaaggagcaggaggagagccggcggcaggagcaggagctgaggaggcagcaggaggcccgggagctgcaggagagccAGGCACGGCAGGCGCAAGAGGAGCGGCAGAAGAGGGAGGAGCAGCGGCggagcagggaggaggaggagcggcggcTGAAGGAGCAGCGCTGGAAGGAcatgcaggagcagctggagcgagAG agggAGGAGGCCGTCCTGAGGGGTCAGAAGGAGacggagaggaagaggatggagcgggagcagcagcaggtgcagcaggagcaggagaggcTGCAGCGCAGAAAG AGGATCGACGAGATCATgaagaggaccaggaggagCGAGGCGGAGCCGCCCCCCGCCGCCATCCTGCTGGGGCCGCTGGACGGCAGGAGCGCTGTGGACGAGCTGTCGGACGGGGTCCAGTCCATGGACGTCAG CCCAGTGTCCCGGGACGAGCAAGCCAGCGGGCAGGACTTCTCCCCGCTCACCGAGGGGGGCTACCCTCTGCTCATGGACCTGGACCAGGGCCGCGCCCAGACCTCCCCGTACCCCAGGCTGGGCGACCTGAACGAGAACCTGCTGATCCAGATGAGCCAGGTGGACGCCTGA
- the map7d2b gene encoding MAP7 domain-containing protein 2 isoform X2, with product MERERVASAEQLTHTHTRRARRSDAATMMAQPCVSSSPGLRRRSDGSVRESLFFPVYERNEQERLEALVRRRAGPAEARDQLDNRPKRWTWGGPPDGTEVGDFLSPPTSDQPITKQLSSSSAALHSPERGSTRRAASPNNNTNHRSRRNLSNRRSVAGFPEDPSRVKTPTGELPNTPVRSSSFRAHSRGPSTPKRVKSNRSRAQSPCSPGQFPPSPRHRATTPDDRAHGAALEKRIPKSTSRDLGAESPGTAAGRSVGGTTDAEEASRLLAERRRLARIQKEQEESRRQEQELRRQQEARELQESQARQAQEERQKREEQRRSREEEERRLKEQRWKDMQEQLEREREEAVLRGQKETERKRMEREQQQVQQEQERLQRRKRIDEIMKRTRRSEAEPPPAAILLGPLDGRSAVDELSDGVQSMDVSPVSRDEQASGQDFSPLTEGGYPLLMDLDQGRAQTSPYPRLGDLNENLLIQMSQVDA from the exons atggagagagagagagtggcgtCTGCtgagcagctcacacacacacacacacgcagggcgCGGCGCTCTGATGCGGCAACCATGATGGCGCAGCCGTGTGTCAGCTCCTCACCGGGGCTGCGTCGCCGTAGCGACGGCTCAGTCAGAGAGTCTCTCTTCTTCCCTGTGTATGAACGCAACGAGCAGGAGCGGCTGGAGGCCCTGGTGCGCCGGAGAGCCGGGCCGGCGGAGGCCCGGGACCAGCTGGACAACAGGCCCAAACGCTGGACCTGGGGAGGACCGCCCGACGGAACAGAGG tcgGTGACTTCCTGTCTCCGCCCACCTCTGACCAGCCAATCACCAAGCAGCTGTCCAGCTCGTCCGCCGCCCTGCACTCACCTGAGCGAG GATCCACGCGCCGAGCGGCTTctcccaacaacaacaccaaccacaggagcaggaggaaccTGTCCAACCGCCGCAGCGTCGCCGGCTTCCCGGAGGACCCCAGCAGAGTCAAGACCCCCACG GGAGAGCTTCCAAACACACCTGTGcgcagctcctccttcagggcCCACAGCAGGGGACCCAGCACGCCCAAACG CGTGAAGTCGAATCGCAGCCGGGCCCAGTCGCCCTGCTCACCGGGCCAGTTCCCTCCCTCGCCACGGCACCGGGCCACGACGCCTGACGACAGGGCTCACGGCGccgccctggagaagaggatccCCAAGTCTACCAGCCGGGATCTGGGCGCCG AGTCTCCGGGGACGGCGGCGGGCCGCAGCGTGGGCGGGACCACCGACGCGGAGGAGGCGTCCCGGCTGCTGGCGGAGAGACGGCGTCTGGCTCGGATCcagaaggagcaggaggagagccggcggcaggagcaggagctgaggaggcagcaggaggcccgggagctgcaggagagccAGGCACGGCAGGCGCAAGAGGAGCGGCAGAAGAGGGAGGAGCAGCGGCggagcagggaggaggaggagcggcggcTGAAGGAGCAGCGCTGGAAGGAcatgcaggagcagctggagcgagAG agggAGGAGGCCGTCCTGAGGGGTCAGAAGGAGacggagaggaagaggatggagcgggagcagcagcaggtgcagcaggagcaggagaggcTGCAGCGCAGAAAG AGGATCGACGAGATCATgaagaggaccaggaggagCGAGGCGGAGCCGCCCCCCGCCGCCATCCTGCTGGGGCCGCTGGACGGCAGGAGCGCTGTGGACGAGCTGTCGGACGGGGTCCAGTCCATGGACGTCAG CCCAGTGTCCCGGGACGAGCAAGCCAGCGGGCAGGACTTCTCCCCGCTCACCGAGGGGGGCTACCCTCTGCTCATGGACCTGGACCAGGGCCGCGCCCAGACCTCCCCGTACCCCAGGCTGGGCGACCTGAACGAGAACCTGCTGATCCAGATGAGCCAGGTGGACGCCTGA
- the map7d2b gene encoding MAP7 domain-containing protein 1 isoform X4 translates to MNATSRSGWRPWCAGEPGRRRPGTSWTTGPNAGPGEDRPTEQRVTPRARPAAPLAPVRPMSRRPPPVAGPRTTSVTSCLRPPLTSQSPSSCPARPPPCTHLSEDPRAERLLPTTTPTTGAGGTCPTAAASPASRRTPAESRPPRVKSNRSRAQSPCSPGQFPPSPRHRATTPDDRAHGAALEKRIPKSTSRDLGAESPGTAAGRSVGGTTDAEEASRLLAERRRLARIQKEQEESRRQEQELRRQQEARELQESQARQAQEERQKREEQRRSREEEERRLKEQRWKDMQEQLEREREEAVLRGQKETERKRMEREQQQVQQEQERLQRRKRIDEIMKRTRRSEAEPPPAAILLGPLDGRSAVDELSDGVQSMDVSPVSRDEQASGQDFSPLTEGGYPLLMDLDQGRAQTSPYPRLGDLNENLLIQMSQVDA, encoded by the exons ATGAACGCAACGAGCAGGAGCGGCTGGAGGCCCTGGTGCGCCGGAGAGCCGGGCCGGCGGAGGCCCGGGACCAGCTGGACAACAGGCCCAAACGCTGGACCTGGGGAGGACCGCCCGACGGAACAGAGG GTGACCCCCCGAGCTCGGCCTGCCGCGCCATTGGCTCCCGTCCGACCAATGAGCCGCCGGCCGCCGCCGGTGGCCGGGCCTCGCACCACG tcgGTGACTTCCTGTCTCCGCCCACCTCTGACCAGCCAATCACCAAGCAGCTGTCCAGCTCGTCCGCCGCCCTGCACTCACCTGAGCGAG GATCCACGCGCCGAGCGGCTTctcccaacaacaacaccaaccacaggagcaggaggaaccTGTCCAACCGCCGCAGCGTCGCCGGCTTCCCGGAGGACCCCAGCAGAGTCAAGACCCCCACG CGTGAAGTCGAATCGCAGCCGGGCCCAGTCGCCCTGCTCACCGGGCCAGTTCCCTCCCTCGCCACGGCACCGGGCCACGACGCCTGACGACAGGGCTCACGGCGccgccctggagaagaggatccCCAAGTCTACCAGCCGGGATCTGGGCGCCG AGTCTCCGGGGACGGCGGCGGGCCGCAGCGTGGGCGGGACCACCGACGCGGAGGAGGCGTCCCGGCTGCTGGCGGAGAGACGGCGTCTGGCTCGGATCcagaaggagcaggaggagagccggcggcaggagcaggagctgaggaggcagcaggaggcccgggagctgcaggagagccAGGCACGGCAGGCGCAAGAGGAGCGGCAGAAGAGGGAGGAGCAGCGGCggagcagggaggaggaggagcggcggcTGAAGGAGCAGCGCTGGAAGGAcatgcaggagcagctggagcgagAG agggAGGAGGCCGTCCTGAGGGGTCAGAAGGAGacggagaggaagaggatggagcgggagcagcagcaggtgcagcaggagcaggagaggcTGCAGCGCAGAAAG AGGATCGACGAGATCATgaagaggaccaggaggagCGAGGCGGAGCCGCCCCCCGCCGCCATCCTGCTGGGGCCGCTGGACGGCAGGAGCGCTGTGGACGAGCTGTCGGACGGGGTCCAGTCCATGGACGTCAG CCCAGTGTCCCGGGACGAGCAAGCCAGCGGGCAGGACTTCTCCCCGCTCACCGAGGGGGGCTACCCTCTGCTCATGGACCTGGACCAGGGCCGCGCCCAGACCTCCCCGTACCCCAGGCTGGGCGACCTGAACGAGAACCTGCTGATCCAGATGAGCCAGGTGGACGCCTGA
- the map7d2b gene encoding MAP7 domain-containing protein 1 isoform X6 codes for MNATSRSGWRPWCAGEPGRRRPGTSWTTGPNAGPGEDRPTEQRSVTSCLRPPLTSQSPSSCPARPPPCTHLSEDPRAERLLPTTTPTTGAGGTCPTAAASPASRRTPAESRPPRVKSNRSRAQSPCSPGQFPPSPRHRATTPDDRAHGAALEKRIPKSTSRDLGAESPGTAAGRSVGGTTDAEEASRLLAERRRLARIQKEQEESRRQEQELRRQQEARELQESQARQAQEERQKREEQRRSREEEERRLKEQRWKDMQEQLEREREEAVLRGQKETERKRMEREQQQVQQEQERLQRRKRIDEIMKRTRRSEAEPPPAAILLGPLDGRSAVDELSDGVQSMDVSPVSRDEQASGQDFSPLTEGGYPLLMDLDQGRAQTSPYPRLGDLNENLLIQMSQVDA; via the exons ATGAACGCAACGAGCAGGAGCGGCTGGAGGCCCTGGTGCGCCGGAGAGCCGGGCCGGCGGAGGCCCGGGACCAGCTGGACAACAGGCCCAAACGCTGGACCTGGGGAGGACCGCCCGACGGAACAGAGG tcgGTGACTTCCTGTCTCCGCCCACCTCTGACCAGCCAATCACCAAGCAGCTGTCCAGCTCGTCCGCCGCCCTGCACTCACCTGAGCGAG GATCCACGCGCCGAGCGGCTTctcccaacaacaacaccaaccacaggagcaggaggaaccTGTCCAACCGCCGCAGCGTCGCCGGCTTCCCGGAGGACCCCAGCAGAGTCAAGACCCCCACG CGTGAAGTCGAATCGCAGCCGGGCCCAGTCGCCCTGCTCACCGGGCCAGTTCCCTCCCTCGCCACGGCACCGGGCCACGACGCCTGACGACAGGGCTCACGGCGccgccctggagaagaggatccCCAAGTCTACCAGCCGGGATCTGGGCGCCG AGTCTCCGGGGACGGCGGCGGGCCGCAGCGTGGGCGGGACCACCGACGCGGAGGAGGCGTCCCGGCTGCTGGCGGAGAGACGGCGTCTGGCTCGGATCcagaaggagcaggaggagagccggcggcaggagcaggagctgaggaggcagcaggaggcccgggagctgcaggagagccAGGCACGGCAGGCGCAAGAGGAGCGGCAGAAGAGGGAGGAGCAGCGGCggagcagggaggaggaggagcggcggcTGAAGGAGCAGCGCTGGAAGGAcatgcaggagcagctggagcgagAG agggAGGAGGCCGTCCTGAGGGGTCAGAAGGAGacggagaggaagaggatggagcgggagcagcagcaggtgcagcaggagcaggagaggcTGCAGCGCAGAAAG AGGATCGACGAGATCATgaagaggaccaggaggagCGAGGCGGAGCCGCCCCCCGCCGCCATCCTGCTGGGGCCGCTGGACGGCAGGAGCGCTGTGGACGAGCTGTCGGACGGGGTCCAGTCCATGGACGTCAG CCCAGTGTCCCGGGACGAGCAAGCCAGCGGGCAGGACTTCTCCCCGCTCACCGAGGGGGGCTACCCTCTGCTCATGGACCTGGACCAGGGCCGCGCCCAGACCTCCCCGTACCCCAGGCTGGGCGACCTGAACGAGAACCTGCTGATCCAGATGAGCCAGGTGGACGCCTGA
- the map7d2b gene encoding MAP7 domain-containing protein 2 isoform X3, translating to MAEQKRKAEKERLEALVRRRAGPAEARDQLDNRPKRWTWGGPPDGTEGDPPSSACRAIGSRPTNEPPAAAGGRASHHVGDFLSPPTSDQPITKQLSSSSAALHSPERGSTRRAASPNNNTNHRSRRNLSNRRSVAGFPEDPSRVKTPTGELPNTPVRSSSFRAHSRGPSTPKRVKSNRSRAQSPCSPGQFPPSPRHRATTPDDRAHGAALEKRIPKSTSRDLGAESPGTAAGRSVGGTTDAEEASRLLAERRRLARIQKEQEESRRQEQELRRQQEARELQESQARQAQEERQKREEQRRSREEEERRLKEQRWKDMQEQLEREREEAVLRGQKETERKRMEREQQQVQQEQERLQRRKRIDEIMKRTRRSEAEPPPAAILLGPLDGRSAVDELSDGVQSMDVSPVSRDEQASGQDFSPLTEGGYPLLMDLDQGRAQTSPYPRLGDLNENLLIQMSQVDA from the exons GAGCGGCTGGAGGCCCTGGTGCGCCGGAGAGCCGGGCCGGCGGAGGCCCGGGACCAGCTGGACAACAGGCCCAAACGCTGGACCTGGGGAGGACCGCCCGACGGAACAGAGG GTGACCCCCCGAGCTCGGCCTGCCGCGCCATTGGCTCCCGTCCGACCAATGAGCCGCCGGCCGCCGCCGGTGGCCGGGCCTCGCACCACG tcgGTGACTTCCTGTCTCCGCCCACCTCTGACCAGCCAATCACCAAGCAGCTGTCCAGCTCGTCCGCCGCCCTGCACTCACCTGAGCGAG GATCCACGCGCCGAGCGGCTTctcccaacaacaacaccaaccacaggagcaggaggaaccTGTCCAACCGCCGCAGCGTCGCCGGCTTCCCGGAGGACCCCAGCAGAGTCAAGACCCCCACG GGAGAGCTTCCAAACACACCTGTGcgcagctcctccttcagggcCCACAGCAGGGGACCCAGCACGCCCAAACG CGTGAAGTCGAATCGCAGCCGGGCCCAGTCGCCCTGCTCACCGGGCCAGTTCCCTCCCTCGCCACGGCACCGGGCCACGACGCCTGACGACAGGGCTCACGGCGccgccctggagaagaggatccCCAAGTCTACCAGCCGGGATCTGGGCGCCG AGTCTCCGGGGACGGCGGCGGGCCGCAGCGTGGGCGGGACCACCGACGCGGAGGAGGCGTCCCGGCTGCTGGCGGAGAGACGGCGTCTGGCTCGGATCcagaaggagcaggaggagagccggcggcaggagcaggagctgaggaggcagcaggaggcccgggagctgcaggagagccAGGCACGGCAGGCGCAAGAGGAGCGGCAGAAGAGGGAGGAGCAGCGGCggagcagggaggaggaggagcggcggcTGAAGGAGCAGCGCTGGAAGGAcatgcaggagcagctggagcgagAG agggAGGAGGCCGTCCTGAGGGGTCAGAAGGAGacggagaggaagaggatggagcgggagcagcagcaggtgcagcaggagcaggagaggcTGCAGCGCAGAAAG AGGATCGACGAGATCATgaagaggaccaggaggagCGAGGCGGAGCCGCCCCCCGCCGCCATCCTGCTGGGGCCGCTGGACGGCAGGAGCGCTGTGGACGAGCTGTCGGACGGGGTCCAGTCCATGGACGTCAG CCCAGTGTCCCGGGACGAGCAAGCCAGCGGGCAGGACTTCTCCCCGCTCACCGAGGGGGGCTACCCTCTGCTCATGGACCTGGACCAGGGCCGCGCCCAGACCTCCCCGTACCCCAGGCTGGGCGACCTGAACGAGAACCTGCTGATCCAGATGAGCCAGGTGGACGCCTGA
- the map7d2b gene encoding MAP7 domain-containing protein 2 isoform X5, whose translation MAEQKRKAEKERLEALVRRRAGPAEARDQLDNRPKRWTWGGPPDGTEVGDFLSPPTSDQPITKQLSSSSAALHSPERGSTRRAASPNNNTNHRSRRNLSNRRSVAGFPEDPSRVKTPTGELPNTPVRSSSFRAHSRGPSTPKRVKSNRSRAQSPCSPGQFPPSPRHRATTPDDRAHGAALEKRIPKSTSRDLGAESPGTAAGRSVGGTTDAEEASRLLAERRRLARIQKEQEESRRQEQELRRQQEARELQESQARQAQEERQKREEQRRSREEEERRLKEQRWKDMQEQLEREREEAVLRGQKETERKRMEREQQQVQQEQERLQRRKRIDEIMKRTRRSEAEPPPAAILLGPLDGRSAVDELSDGVQSMDVSPVSRDEQASGQDFSPLTEGGYPLLMDLDQGRAQTSPYPRLGDLNENLLIQMSQVDA comes from the exons GAGCGGCTGGAGGCCCTGGTGCGCCGGAGAGCCGGGCCGGCGGAGGCCCGGGACCAGCTGGACAACAGGCCCAAACGCTGGACCTGGGGAGGACCGCCCGACGGAACAGAGG tcgGTGACTTCCTGTCTCCGCCCACCTCTGACCAGCCAATCACCAAGCAGCTGTCCAGCTCGTCCGCCGCCCTGCACTCACCTGAGCGAG GATCCACGCGCCGAGCGGCTTctcccaacaacaacaccaaccacaggagcaggaggaaccTGTCCAACCGCCGCAGCGTCGCCGGCTTCCCGGAGGACCCCAGCAGAGTCAAGACCCCCACG GGAGAGCTTCCAAACACACCTGTGcgcagctcctccttcagggcCCACAGCAGGGGACCCAGCACGCCCAAACG CGTGAAGTCGAATCGCAGCCGGGCCCAGTCGCCCTGCTCACCGGGCCAGTTCCCTCCCTCGCCACGGCACCGGGCCACGACGCCTGACGACAGGGCTCACGGCGccgccctggagaagaggatccCCAAGTCTACCAGCCGGGATCTGGGCGCCG AGTCTCCGGGGACGGCGGCGGGCCGCAGCGTGGGCGGGACCACCGACGCGGAGGAGGCGTCCCGGCTGCTGGCGGAGAGACGGCGTCTGGCTCGGATCcagaaggagcaggaggagagccggcggcaggagcaggagctgaggaggcagcaggaggcccgggagctgcaggagagccAGGCACGGCAGGCGCAAGAGGAGCGGCAGAAGAGGGAGGAGCAGCGGCggagcagggaggaggaggagcggcggcTGAAGGAGCAGCGCTGGAAGGAcatgcaggagcagctggagcgagAG agggAGGAGGCCGTCCTGAGGGGTCAGAAGGAGacggagaggaagaggatggagcgggagcagcagcaggtgcagcaggagcaggagaggcTGCAGCGCAGAAAG AGGATCGACGAGATCATgaagaggaccaggaggagCGAGGCGGAGCCGCCCCCCGCCGCCATCCTGCTGGGGCCGCTGGACGGCAGGAGCGCTGTGGACGAGCTGTCGGACGGGGTCCAGTCCATGGACGTCAG CCCAGTGTCCCGGGACGAGCAAGCCAGCGGGCAGGACTTCTCCCCGCTCACCGAGGGGGGCTACCCTCTGCTCATGGACCTGGACCAGGGCCGCGCCCAGACCTCCCCGTACCCCAGGCTGGGCGACCTGAACGAGAACCTGCTGATCCAGATGAGCCAGGTGGACGCCTGA
- the map7d2b gene encoding MAP7 domain-containing protein 1 isoform X8, with protein sequence MSRRPPPVAGPRTTSVTSCLRPPLTSQSPSSCPARPPPCTHLSEDPRAERLLPTTTPTTGAGGTCPTAAASPASRRTPAESRPPRVKSNRSRAQSPCSPGQFPPSPRHRATTPDDRAHGAALEKRIPKSTSRDLGAESPGTAAGRSVGGTTDAEEASRLLAERRRLARIQKEQEESRRQEQELRRQQEARELQESQARQAQEERQKREEQRRSREEEERRLKEQRWKDMQEQLEREREEAVLRGQKETERKRMEREQQQVQQEQERLQRRKRIDEIMKRTRRSEAEPPPAAILLGPLDGRSAVDELSDGVQSMDVSPVSRDEQASGQDFSPLTEGGYPLLMDLDQGRAQTSPYPRLGDLNENLLIQMSQVDA encoded by the exons ATGAGCCGCCGGCCGCCGCCGGTGGCCGGGCCTCGCACCACG tcgGTGACTTCCTGTCTCCGCCCACCTCTGACCAGCCAATCACCAAGCAGCTGTCCAGCTCGTCCGCCGCCCTGCACTCACCTGAGCGAG GATCCACGCGCCGAGCGGCTTctcccaacaacaacaccaaccacaggagcaggaggaaccTGTCCAACCGCCGCAGCGTCGCCGGCTTCCCGGAGGACCCCAGCAGAGTCAAGACCCCCACG CGTGAAGTCGAATCGCAGCCGGGCCCAGTCGCCCTGCTCACCGGGCCAGTTCCCTCCCTCGCCACGGCACCGGGCCACGACGCCTGACGACAGGGCTCACGGCGccgccctggagaagaggatccCCAAGTCTACCAGCCGGGATCTGGGCGCCG AGTCTCCGGGGACGGCGGCGGGCCGCAGCGTGGGCGGGACCACCGACGCGGAGGAGGCGTCCCGGCTGCTGGCGGAGAGACGGCGTCTGGCTCGGATCcagaaggagcaggaggagagccggcggcaggagcaggagctgaggaggcagcaggaggcccgggagctgcaggagagccAGGCACGGCAGGCGCAAGAGGAGCGGCAGAAGAGGGAGGAGCAGCGGCggagcagggaggaggaggagcggcggcTGAAGGAGCAGCGCTGGAAGGAcatgcaggagcagctggagcgagAG agggAGGAGGCCGTCCTGAGGGGTCAGAAGGAGacggagaggaagaggatggagcgggagcagcagcaggtgcagcaggagcaggagaggcTGCAGCGCAGAAAG AGGATCGACGAGATCATgaagaggaccaggaggagCGAGGCGGAGCCGCCCCCCGCCGCCATCCTGCTGGGGCCGCTGGACGGCAGGAGCGCTGTGGACGAGCTGTCGGACGGGGTCCAGTCCATGGACGTCAG CCCAGTGTCCCGGGACGAGCAAGCCAGCGGGCAGGACTTCTCCCCGCTCACCGAGGGGGGCTACCCTCTGCTCATGGACCTGGACCAGGGCCGCGCCCAGACCTCCCCGTACCCCAGGCTGGGCGACCTGAACGAGAACCTGCTGATCCAGATGAGCCAGGTGGACGCCTGA
- the map7d2b gene encoding MAP7 domain-containing protein 1 isoform X7 yields MAEQKRKAEKSVTSCLRPPLTSQSPSSCPARPPPCTHLSEDPRAERLLPTTTPTTGAGGTCPTAAASPASRRTPAESRPPRVKSNRSRAQSPCSPGQFPPSPRHRATTPDDRAHGAALEKRIPKSTSRDLGAESPGTAAGRSVGGTTDAEEASRLLAERRRLARIQKEQEESRRQEQELRRQQEARELQESQARQAQEERQKREEQRRSREEEERRLKEQRWKDMQEQLEREREEAVLRGQKETERKRMEREQQQVQQEQERLQRRKRIDEIMKRTRRSEAEPPPAAILLGPLDGRSAVDELSDGVQSMDVSPVSRDEQASGQDFSPLTEGGYPLLMDLDQGRAQTSPYPRLGDLNENLLIQMSQVDA; encoded by the exons tcgGTGACTTCCTGTCTCCGCCCACCTCTGACCAGCCAATCACCAAGCAGCTGTCCAGCTCGTCCGCCGCCCTGCACTCACCTGAGCGAG GATCCACGCGCCGAGCGGCTTctcccaacaacaacaccaaccacaggagcaggaggaaccTGTCCAACCGCCGCAGCGTCGCCGGCTTCCCGGAGGACCCCAGCAGAGTCAAGACCCCCACG CGTGAAGTCGAATCGCAGCCGGGCCCAGTCGCCCTGCTCACCGGGCCAGTTCCCTCCCTCGCCACGGCACCGGGCCACGACGCCTGACGACAGGGCTCACGGCGccgccctggagaagaggatccCCAAGTCTACCAGCCGGGATCTGGGCGCCG AGTCTCCGGGGACGGCGGCGGGCCGCAGCGTGGGCGGGACCACCGACGCGGAGGAGGCGTCCCGGCTGCTGGCGGAGAGACGGCGTCTGGCTCGGATCcagaaggagcaggaggagagccggcggcaggagcaggagctgaggaggcagcaggaggcccgggagctgcaggagagccAGGCACGGCAGGCGCAAGAGGAGCGGCAGAAGAGGGAGGAGCAGCGGCggagcagggaggaggaggagcggcggcTGAAGGAGCAGCGCTGGAAGGAcatgcaggagcagctggagcgagAG agggAGGAGGCCGTCCTGAGGGGTCAGAAGGAGacggagaggaagaggatggagcgggagcagcagcaggtgcagcaggagcaggagaggcTGCAGCGCAGAAAG AGGATCGACGAGATCATgaagaggaccaggaggagCGAGGCGGAGCCGCCCCCCGCCGCCATCCTGCTGGGGCCGCTGGACGGCAGGAGCGCTGTGGACGAGCTGTCGGACGGGGTCCAGTCCATGGACGTCAG CCCAGTGTCCCGGGACGAGCAAGCCAGCGGGCAGGACTTCTCCCCGCTCACCGAGGGGGGCTACCCTCTGCTCATGGACCTGGACCAGGGCCGCGCCCAGACCTCCCCGTACCCCAGGCTGGGCGACCTGAACGAGAACCTGCTGATCCAGATGAGCCAGGTGGACGCCTGA